Genomic segment of Chloroflexota bacterium:
CCAGGACCACCACGCGCTGGTGTACGGTCGCGCGGTCGATCTGAGTGATGACCTCGTCCAGGCTGCCGACAATGGCGAGGCGTTCGGCAGATACCTCCGGGAACAGGTCCAGGTGGCGATGGCCGCCCACCATCAGTTGGGCCTGGGCCACGCGCGCCAGAATGGCAGGTGACAGGCCGGCCGGCCCGTCGTCGCCAACTCCGACGACCAGCACGCGGTGGTCACTCGCCGACTTGCTCGGCATGATTGTTACCCCCTCCGATCGACCCGGCGGCCGATTCGGAATAATACGGCTCGCGGGCGACGCGCCCGGACGCGGCCGGAGGCGTTGCGCCCATGAGACGATTGCTCATCATCGGGATCGGCGCGGGCGATCCAGACTACGTCACCGTGCAGGCCGTGAAGGCGATGCAGCGGACCGATGTCTTCTTCGTGATCGACAAAGGCGCGGAGAAAGAGAGTCTCGTGGCGCTCCGACGCGAGATTCTGGAGCGTCACGTCCCAGCCGGAGGGTACAGGGTTGTCGAGATCGACGAGCCGGCCAGAGACCGGACCGCAACAGCGTACCGGGCAGCCGTGGAGGCGTGGCGGCAGGAGCGCGCCGTTCGCTACGAGGCTGCACTCGTTGCCAACCTGCCGGATGGCCAGTGCGGCGCGATCCTGGTCTGGGGCGACCCGGCGCTGTACGACAGCACGCTCGCCATCGTCGAGGATGTCGTCTTGCGCGGCAACCTTGCGTTGGAGATCGATGTCATGCCGGGCATCAGCAGCGTTCAGGCGCTGGCGGCGAAGCACCGGGTAACACTGAATCGGGTTGGCGAGGCCATCCAGGTTACCACCGGCCGCCGCGTGCGGGCCGGGCTTCCCACCGAGGCCGAGAACGTTGTGGTGATGCTTGATGCCGAGTGCTCGTTCCGGCAGGTGGCCGACCCGGGCCTGACGATCTACTGGGGCGCGTACATCGGCACGGCGGACGAGATCCTGGTAAGCGGGCCGCTCCCTGACGTGATGGACAAGATCGAGCGGCTCCGCAGCGAGGCGCGAGCACGCCACGGCTGGATCATGGAT
This window contains:
- a CDS encoding cobalamin biosynthesis protein CbiE — encoded protein: MPSKSASDHRVLVVGVGDDGPAGLSPAILARVAQAQLMVGGHRHLDLFPEVSAERLAIVGSLDEVITQIDRATVHQRVVVL
- a CDS encoding precorrin-6A synthase (deacetylating); this translates as MRRLLIIGIGAGDPDYVTVQAVKAMQRTDVFFVIDKGAEKESLVALRREILERHVPAGGYRVVEIDEPARDRTATAYRAAVEAWRQERAVRYEAALVANLPDGQCGAILVWGDPALYDSTLAIVEDVVLRGNLALEIDVMPGISSVQALAAKHRVTLNRVGEAIQVTTGRRVRAGLPTEAENVVVMLDAECSFRQVADPGLTIYWGAYIGTADEILVSGPLPDVMDKIERLRSEARARHGWIMDTYLIRRTEP